One genomic window of Sulfurovum lithotrophicum includes the following:
- a CDS encoding YbgC/FadM family acyl-CoA thioesterase, whose protein sequence is MRIRVYYEDTDAGGITYHTRYINFCERARSEIFFEQNMLPGEGSDSGFVVRNIHADFLATSTLGDMLDVTSKILSQKSSSMVLLQEIFKNDTKVFSMEVVLVYIEDGRPRRIPRKFNTIFDYFGKY, encoded by the coding sequence ATGAGGATAAGAGTCTATTATGAAGATACCGATGCCGGAGGCATCACCTACCATACACGCTACATCAATTTCTGCGAAAGAGCACGTTCCGAAATATTTTTTGAACAAAACATGCTGCCTGGGGAGGGTTCCGACAGCGGTTTTGTGGTGCGCAACATCCATGCCGACTTTTTGGCTACTTCTACACTTGGGGATATGCTCGATGTTACATCGAAGATACTGAGTCAAAAAAGCAGTTCTATGGTCCTATTGCAGGAGATATTCAAAAATGATACGAAGGTCTTTTCCATGGAAGTGGTATTAGTCTATATTGAAGATGGAAGACCCAGACGTATTCCCAGAAAATTCAATACTATCTTTGACTATTTCGGAAAATACTAA
- a CDS encoding tyrosine-type recombinase/integrase, translated as MKARVLYNLRHTFASQLISKGADIVYVSKMLGHKDVSITLKIYTKFIEEDDEIRFKKIEKMGTILGTVDRQHLSKALYMGLKR; from the coding sequence ATCAAAGCCCGTGTCCTGTATAATCTAAGACATACATTTGCATCACAGCTCATAAGCAAAGGTGCTGATATAGTTTATGTGTCTAAAATGCTTGGGCACAAAGATGTTTCCATCACCCTAAAGATCTATACTAAATTCATAGAAGAGGATGACGAAATACGCTTTAAGAAAATAGAAAAAATGGGCACGATTTTGGGCACGGTGGACAGACAACACCTCTCAAAAGCCCTGTATATGGGGTTAAAAAGATGA
- a CDS encoding L,D-transpeptidase: MKRIVLSLLFLSIVLHAGDRELIPVSKTEFIYIDTKGNEHDIDLTGKDFILVSVREEDSDGRVYAVDRDGTVWLSGGISSGEEMGFTPSGKWSILQKKRYYTSKRYPEPDGSNNMDYSLFFTPWGHALHKGNIDYSSHGCIHVDKKDIPLIYNWAWVGMPVLITRHRYMQFARPDLLRIYKTNKKYTRRRRR, encoded by the coding sequence ATGAAGCGTATCGTACTTTCCTTGCTTTTCCTTTCCATTGTTCTTCATGCGGGGGACAGAGAACTCATTCCTGTTTCCAAAACGGAATTCATCTATATAGACACAAAGGGAAATGAACATGATATTGATTTGACAGGCAAGGATTTCATCCTGGTATCGGTCAGGGAAGAAGACAGTGACGGCAGGGTCTATGCTGTGGACCGTGACGGCACGGTCTGGCTAAGTGGCGGCATCTCTTCTGGTGAAGAGATGGGATTCACCCCTTCCGGAAAATGGAGCATACTTCAGAAAAAACGCTACTATACTTCCAAAAGATATCCTGAACCTGACGGCAGCAATAATATGGATTACAGTCTTTTCTTTACACCGTGGGGGCATGCGCTGCATAAAGGGAATATCGACTATTCTTCGCATGGTTGCATCCATGTGGACAAAAAAGATATACCGCTGATTTACAACTGGGCGTGGGTAGGCATGCCGGTCCTCATTACCCGTCACCGCTATATGCAGTTTGCAAGACCAGATCTTCTCCGTATCTACAAGACCAACAAGAAATATACCCGAAGAAGAAGACGTTAG